In the genome of Arachis stenosperma cultivar V10309 chromosome 6, arast.V10309.gnm1.PFL2, whole genome shotgun sequence, the window AACTAAAGCCTGCCTATCCAATAACTATAATCATCAAAtgaggcaaaaaaaaaaaaagcaaagtCCTAGAATGGTAACCCCCTACAGTATCTACCTAACTCTGAATCACTAGCAAGCATGCGGTTCATATTGAGCAGTTTATATCAACAACACAACACACATGCAGAaccaagaaaaataagcaatgCCACATCAAAACCAGGAGAAAGGTTAGGAAGCTTACCAGGATGATGGTGATGAGCGAAgaggattgaaggattgagaaAGGTATGGGCAAAGCAGAAGATCGCAGAGAAGATGATtgggaaagaaaaagaaacaagcGAGGGAGACGCAGTGCAGTAAGAAACTGAAGTGAAGCCAAAGGAAAACTAAAAAAGTAACCAACTTTGAGAAGCACGAAGGGCGGGGACAAAATTGTCTTTTCTCGAGGGATTTCAAAATGCCCATTAAGAGCATTAAATACCCGGCGCGAAGGATGAGGCGACGAGAGACGTTTCCCAGTAGCGGACGGCTTTACACGCGCACAGAAGGCGCGTCCACGCCACGAGAGACCGACAATACGACAATACATGCAAAAGGAAACGGAACGCGCTATCACCGGCGCTCACGACCATAGCTAGCGTGTTGGGGGCACTATTACGGCCCAGTTCAGCTGGCGAACCATCCGACCCGGCCCCTGGACAAACCGGTCCATGCAAACAGGTTATCGCGCGTAACCCGTCAGACCTGTGACCCGGCCACGTTCTCCTATTACCAGCTGTCTGCTAGCTAGGGGGTAGGAAGCTTCTAGGAAAGAGGCCACCTCCCGTGGGGCCCACCCTACTGACAGGGTATAAAGGGGGAGGGTCCTGTCCCTCTCCCCAAGGTACGTCACTTTACTCCCACCTCACGCATCGCCTGCACACCTCACTGACTTGAGCGtcagagtgtctttgcaggtggcacccccttTCATCGCACAAAGAGCCCGTGAGGTCGTCTGCCCGCGCACCCGACCCAGATCCCAGCTCACCCCACCAGCTCGTAAGGAAACGTCCCGACCCGTCCGTTACACCGACCAACCGGACAAATATTTATGTATATTGAATTCAGAAAGGGTTAGGagacttatattttttttatcaaaatattttgggtccaaatcttatttttatattattaaaatttaaaatttagaatttaagatttaaattttagaattattaaaaataataaattttattggtaATATAGTATTGTTTATTAAATCTCACTTCAAATATGAATGATTTGAAGGGcaaattacttaaataaaataaactagaAAAATGTTTACTCAATTGCAACAATATAGATTTGGTTATTTGTATGTCCTAAAACATATCTATATAAAATGTGGAACCCTCCCACGTTTTAGCGTTTATGGTACcctcccacggtttatgaagaagAAACATGCACACGTAAACCGTGGTACCCatccacggtttatgaagaagAGTAGTTCACATATAACATGTACTCCTCatcatatttttaatattaatatgaataaatataatttaaaaaaaatagtataaacaTACAACTTGAGCATATATATTCtttatcaataattaaaatttcacattttttatttatcatctTTGTTTTATACtttctctaataataataataataataataataataataataataataataataacacatATAGACAAACAATTCAGTATAATAAAAGTGCTAATATGTTCCCTCtcttatttactttcattttccATTCCTAAAGATAACGCCAATAAGCATATAGtcctatattttttaaattaaacataTTATAATTGAGGAAGATATGTAACATACACAAAACTTTGACACATATCAAGCATCCAATGCAAAAATATTGATACGACCAAAAGATAGTATAACTAATCTCTTGGTCgatataaaatagaaaaaatatattttcaaataatatatatataagaatatttaatcaaatatgttatattttttaagtattaaCATGAGAAtgttattttagtaattttttacaTCATACTCTTATTCTAGTGCTCTCAAtaatcttattcttaatattaaTTTGGAATCCAACAtgtatgattttattattatctatgattaatttttttatttaatttttttttaatggaatcataatctatattataaaaaattatactaaaacaTAGTATACgagaattataattataaaagagagtactaaaaataattaaaaaattaaatatttactttGTAGTAATTGAAACAAATCTGAAAGTTTTTTATGatcttttttatataatatatttttagtatttttagtactcttttttagtatgctataatttttttactattattattattatttaccattaattttttgtttaatttactttacctaataaaatcaataatcatattataaaaagataataacaaatataatacccaaaaatcacaattataaaagtgtataatatcaaataaacagttaaaaaaataaaaataataaataatagaagcTTTTAAAAAGTCTAAACGTACTTCTTCCTTTTCAACGGGTCTTCCAAATACACATCCAAATACCCTACAACCCCAACAATAAAATCCCCTAaagcactacaagaaaaacatccattcaggtacacttgaaaagtgtagccaaaagtgaaaaaaaaatgatgccttaggctacggctacgctttttaggctacggctacgcttttcagggtgattcctattcggccgttgcctattctcaaaggctacgcttttttgCACCAAAAGCTACGCTTTTGGCGTTtgggaataggctacgcttttcaagtgatgctcTCCGtgaccaaaggctacgctttttagCTTTCGTTCTtccagaataggctacgctttttaacGCTACTGCATCACCTGTaaagcgtagccttaggtccctcattgttttttttttaattttctatatatatatataatattctaataattttttgtacaatataatatttaataatatgattacatatataattctatatttttaattaaatgagttaaatcttataaaataaaaataaatacacaattatactaaattaaaaaatattctagcAAAGCATAGTAAATACATTCTAAAGATTCACAAGCATTATAATGATATAGTATATTAGTACATAAAACAATAGATTCAACTATCCAATTGaacaatcattcaacaacagaGAAAAAAATGAAACATGTCTAAAGTCTAAACTACTAATTTCCATGTATCAATGAATATAAAGAGGATTACAAATTAagtctaaaattaaaataaataaaagaaaagagaataaaCAAAGACTTTAGTGCCCTGAGTACTAAGTTCCTATCAGTTGTGTGTGCCTGAAAATCATTTGAACATACCCCACAAAGAAAGAGGATTTTTTTGTTGGAGCCACTTATGTTGCCTGCTAGTGCCTTTACAAAGTGCTGAATAAATTCAGAGTGCCCTTCATAAGTGGCGGCAGTAATGAGTTTACCATCCACCACTGTTGCTAGTGTCTGGTTCAACCCAATGAGCACCAGAGGCAACCGGTGCTGGTTTAACAGGAGGAAAAGTGGTAAACTTGTAATCTTTAGCTACACCTGCAGCTGCCAGAATCAACTGTCCGAGGCAAATGGAAGCAAGTGCTTTTCCAGAACTGAAAAGCTTGATCACCAGTGCCACAAGAGGGTCATGAGCAAGATACTCTGGCGCTCTTCCACCCAGTAACATCACCCTGTCATAGTTTGCAGCATCAATTGAAGTCTGGTGGGAAGATATGCATATAGAAAAATTAGGAATAAGGTAGAAAAACTAAAGCAAAAGTGTCAATGCACATTGGTTATCTCTAtaaaacaattaaataaatcaaTGCAGATCAATTAAATAAGTGCCGTATCTGAAATAATGAACCAGCCATAAATTAAAGGTACAGTTCTGATCAAGCCCAGAAAAATATAAGttaataacaagaaattagCCTTATTAACCAAAGCTGGAAGTTCAGAAGAAACAGAATAAAAGTCTGCATATATATCAGCAGGTAGGAATATTCACAAAGATCACAATAAAAGTCTGCATATATATCAAAGCTGCAACTGAACTGAGAGATACCACTTCAAAGTGATTTCAAATTCAGAAGCAATAATATTCACAAAAGAGAAAAGTACACTCATGCCACTCAAAACAAATTGCTGTCAATCAGAAATTCAATATTCTTCCTTTAATCTTCTTTTGAATGATTTTCAATGGTTATAACCTCCTCAAcaaaaaggataaaaaagatCAAATCTTCTCCACAAGTTCAGATCAAATGCAGATTGACTGAATTGTATTCAGAATAATTCTTCCATTAGACAAAGTACCTTGAAGGATGATTTTGTATTGATGAGACAGCAGAAGGGAAGTTACCAACAAATTTTACTCGATCACCTGCAAATTATTTAAGCCTCATGTTAACCTTTAGGTGCTATGCAATATGTACAATAGCAAGTGAATTTGGAGATAGTTGCTCAATTTTTAACAACAAAACAGCACACCTGTTTTAATAGTAGTGCCTTTTGATGAAGCAGTAGAAACCTCCTGCTTCAGCATAGCCTGAGAACTTATTGTGGATCCACCCACAATTTTAGCATCAACACTAGAAGCTGGTTTACTATGTTTTAAAGAAGCAGCATGTGTACTTCTCTTGGCCAACACAGATGGTCGTTCAGGCTTTGAACTTTCTTTAGCAGAATCAACTTCCTTTGATAGAGTTCCCTGAAATATCAATCACATAACAAAAACtattattattctatttataTTAACAACGATTTAGGAAGAAATCATCTCAACAATACAAACAGATAATAAGAAGTAGCAAAAGAATATCTGAGAAAACGTACACCAGGTAGTGAAAGGGAATCCACAATTAGTAGCCTTGCACCAAAATGCTTTGCAAGTGCCTTGGCAAGAGTCTCCTGATATATATCCGAACCTACACAGGAATCGCTTAATGAGAGCACTTCTTGATTGCAGAAAGGGGAAAACAAAGCATTAACAAGAATGAAGGAACTACCTGCAACTGAATAGAATAAGGCTAATTTCTTGTTTGGTTACTACTTCAACTGAGATAAAATCTGAATCTGAATTATCTATCAGCAAAAAAACCACAAGAGAAGGACAGGTCAGAAAAGTCTATACTTGTTAACAATAATTTAGAAACAAGTTAATCAGATTTATATTTTGTAACTCATTAACATAGATATATCTAACTGATTTGGATATCTAACAATAATATAGGATGAAATAATCACAAACAGCACAATATAATCACAATTAAGTCACAAAAGCACAAAGAACAGCAGCACAGCAGCATATTTACAATTAATAATCACAAACAACAGTAAGAGCTAATCAACAATCAATTAATCAAtgaatgaaaaattgaaaacataaatcattcaagaataattcaaagatcaatAACCCTTAAGAACAGAGCAAAAAACCGAACAATGTCATTACACTATTACAGTGAGACACGAACAGAGCATGGACCTTCGAAGACGGCGATCTGGCGACAAACACGACGAAGGACGACGCTGAAGAACTGTGAAACAGGACAGGAAAGCAAACATTGGCGAACGAGGGATCGAGGGACCTCGAGAACGACGAACCTAGTGGCGATCTTGAGCGCGACGAGCGGCGACGGTGAGATTGATGGCGGCGCGGTGGAGGCTAGGGTTTTCACAACCTTACAAGGAAGAGCTGCGAGATGGATGAACGGCGGCAGAGCACGACTAAGAACGATGAGCAGACGAGTGAGACGGTGACAGTGGCGCACGATGAAGGAGGGCACAATGACGGGGAGATTGAAGAAGCGGCTAGGGTGCAGGGCTTCGATgatgagaagaaataaaaagaaacaaaaaaaattcactaaGTGTCCTATACATGTGTATTTGGCATTTTTACATTAGGCAGCGCTTTTAAAGCCTACCCAAAACTTAACAAATATGCTACTCTTTAAAAGCGTTTCCTTTGGTATAAAAATTGTATTTATAGATATTAACATAaggctacgctttataagtgatttctataatacctaaggctacg includes:
- the LOC130935704 gene encoding protein DJ-1 homolog D-like — its product is MLKQEVSTASSKGTTIKTGDRVKFVGNFPSAVSSIQNHPSRVMLLGGRAPEYLAHDPLVALVIKLFSSGKALASICLGQLILAAAGVAKDYKFTTFPPVKPAPVASGAHWVEPDTSNSGGW